The Kluyvera intermedia genome includes the window CAGGCCAGTTTCAAGCCCGAGCCGGTGGTTAAAGAAGAAGAGAAACCGGTAGTGATTGCGGCTATCCCGAAAGACGCTATGGTGATGGATGCCACGCAAATGCGCACCGGCACCACCCGTTTTCTCAACGGCAACTGGCGTCTGCAGATGGATATCAGCGACGCGCATAGCGGTAAAGCGCCAAGTCTGCGCTATCAAATCCAGAATAATAAAGGCACTGCCCGCGTGGTGCGCGAAGGTAATATTATCTGCAAAGCAGCAATATTCTCAGGCTTACACCAAAACGGCGAACTGATGATTAAAAGCCGCGGCAATGCCCAGTGCAGCGACGGTACGCGCTATCCGCTACCGGAAGTCAGCTGTAAACCCGGAAACAGCAATGTGGCCGTTTGTACCGCACGGTTTGACGCCAAAACGGTTGTCCCGTTGACCTTTAAAAAGACGGGAGCGTAAACCATGCTGGTGACCCTATGTGATTACAAACAGAGCGTGACGCTGATTGCCAATAGCGGCGTTCAATTCCTCGACTTTGGCCTGAGCCCGCAAGAGTCGCTGCAGCACGGCCGTTTTGTGCGTAAAACCGCCAACGGCCCGCTATTGCGTCTGGACTATGATGTTGTCAACCAACGTCATACCTTGCCCGGCGAAGCAGGCCGTCCGCCTGAAGTGGTGAAACCCGAATCCACCTTGCCGCTGCATCAATCACTCACCCTGTTGGACGGCGTCTGGCTGCCGCTGCCTTTTTTACGTTTTAACCCGCCGCGCACCTTTGTTGAAGGGCCGGACAACTGGGCTCGGGTGCAAATTCGTAAACTCGCCACGCCAGATAGCACGGGTAATACGCACCGCGTCACGCTGGCGTTTGACAGCCAGGTTAGCGATGACGTCGCAACCGCGTTGTCGCCCGTGACTAACGATCTGCTGAACGGCACGCGTTTTGCCCTGGCCTGGCGCGATCATGAAGTGAATGATTTCCTGGATCAGACGTGGATTGACGGCTGGCTGCGCGAAGTGTTCCAGCAAAGTCTTGCCACCCATGAGACCCGCAGCGAACGTGATGTCAGCCAGGCGCTGAGAAGTTTTGAATATCAGGGCCACTGGCTCAATATTCTGGCGCTGCTGGGTGAACAGTTAACGGTGCCGGAGATTAAAATCGTCACCGCCACCCTCAGCACGCCGGCAATTCCAGTGGATCTGATTCTGGACGTTGGCAATACCCACACCTGCGGCGTCATCATTGAAGATCACGGCGATGCGAACGACGGCCTGCGGCAGACCGCTGAATTACAAGTACGCTCGCTGAGCGAGCCGCAATATCTCAACGAACCGCTGTTTACCAGCCGCGTAGAGTTTTCAGAATCACGCTTCGGCAAACAACATTTCTCCGTGGAAAGTGGACGCGAAGATGCGTTTATCTGGCCTTCCCTGGTGCGCGTCGGCGATGAAGCCCGCAAACTGGCGATGCAGCGTTTGGGTACCGAAGGTTACACTGGCATCTCCAGCCCACGCCGCTACCTGTGGGATGAAACGCCAACCGTGCAGGACTGGCGCTTTAGCCAGATGAACGGCAAAACCCAACGTGAACCACTGGCGACCGCCTTCCCGTTGATGAACCTGATGAATGACGAAGGCCAGCCGCTGTTCACCCTTCCTGCGGATGAGCGCATGCCGGTCTTCTCGCCGCAGTACAGCCGCAGCACCCTGATGACCCATATGCTGTGCGAGCTGCTGTCGCAGGCGTTGGGGCAAATCAACAGCGTGGCGACGCGTCTGCGTTTAGGTTTCCCGGCCTCACCGCGCCAGTTGCGGACGTTAATTTTGACCCTGCCATCGGCGATGCCAAAGCAGGAGCGTGAAATCTTCCGCCGTCGCATGTTCGAAGCCATCGCCCTGGTGTGGAAAGCGATGGGTTGGCATCCGCAGGATGACGATTTTGCAAATGTGCGCTTGCAGGAAAAGAGCGTCGTGCCTATCCCGAAAATTCACATGGAGTGGGATGAAGCCAGCTGTGGTCAATTAGTGTGGCTGTATAACGAAGCCATCTCTCACTTTGCCGGGCAGACCGAGGCGCTGTTTGCCTCGATGGCGCGTCCTGATCGCCTGCCGGAAGCGGGGGTTACGGCGGGACGAGCCTTGCGCATTGCCTCGCTGGATCTCGGCGGCGGCACCACGGACATGGCGATTGCCCAATATCAGCTTGACGATGGTATTGGCGGCAACGTCAAAATCACCCCGCAACTGCTGTTCCGTGAAGGCTTTAAAATCGCCGGTGATGATGTGTTGCTGGATATCATCCAACGCTGCGTGTTGCCTGCGCTGCAAACCCAACTGCAAAAATCCGGTGTTGCCGATGCACAAGCGCTGATGGCGACGCTGTTTGGCGACTCCGGGCGACTGGATACTCAGGCTGTATTGCGTCAACAAACCACGTTACAGCTGTTTATGCCCATCGGCCACGCCATCCTGGCGGCGTGGGAGCAAAGCGATGTCCAGGACCCGCTGGCCGGGCTACACGCCACGTTTGGCGAATTGCTCCCGCAAACGCCGACCCGTAATGTGATGAACTATGTCGGCCAGGCGATTGAGCATGCGCTGCCCGCAGCAAGCACACCGTTTGATCTGCTGGCAGTGCCAATTGAGGTCACCTTCAGTACCTTACAGCAAGCGATGCTCGCCGGTGAATTTACCCTGGCCGGGCCGCTACATGCCCTGTGCGAAGCCATTTCTCACTATGCCTGTGACGTACTGCTGGTCACCGGGCGACCGGGCTGCTTGCCTGGTGTGCAGGCGCTGATCCGCTATCTTCAGCCGGTACCGGTCAACCGTATGGTGTGGCTGGATAAATATCACGTTCATGAATGGTATCCGTTTAGCCAGCAAGGACGTATCGGTAACCCGAAATCAACCGCCGCCGTCGGTGCGATGCTGTGTAGTCTGGCGCTGGATCTGCGCCTGCCGCACTTCAACTTTAAAGCGGCCGATATTGGTGCATACTCGACCGTACGCTATCTCGGCGTGCTGGATAAAACGGTTAACACGTTGCGCGACGAGAATATCTGGTATCACGACCTCGACCTGGATAAGCCCGGAGCCAAACTTGATGCTCGCCTGCACTTCCCGCTGCGAGGCAACGTCACGCTGGGCTTCCGCCAACTGGCTAACACCCGCTGGCCAGCGACTCCGCTCTATACGCTAAGCATTAACTCGCCAGAGCTGGCGAAAGCCATCGCCGGTGATGGCGTGCTTCAGGTTCGCCTGAAACTTGAGGGCGGCAGCAAGCATGAAGCGCCGCAGGCGTTTGTTCTGAGCGAAGCCTGGCTTCAGGACGGTACGCCCGTCTCACCGGATGCCCTGACCTTAAAACTGAACACTCTGGCTGACCGCCGCCACAGCGGTAGCCACTACTGGATTGATAGCGGGAGCGTATTCCTCAAATGACCCCATTACAAAACGTTATCGATTGGCTCGCCGCCGCCCGACAAAGCAATCCGCTGCTGGACGATGATGCTGACGCCCTGCTGACGCGCTTGCTGGCGCTTGATGCCCAGCAAGCCTCTCAATTAGCAAGCAGCAAACTCCGACCCAGCATTGCGCTTTTCGGTCATTCACAAGCGTCAAAGGCGCATCTCCTGCGCACGCTGTGCGGCAACGGTGATGAACGTTTATCGGTGCAAGCAGGCAGCAAGACGCTTGATTATTTCAGCCATATCAATCCAGGACACTGTCTGACGCAGATGGCCGTGCGCTTTAGTCGAACGCCTGCCACCGCCGACGATGCATTCCCCCTGCGCCTGACGCTGCTCAGCGAAGCGGCTTTGGTGCAATTGTTTATCGCCCATGCGTGGCAGCGCGGCGACGTGCGTGCCCCCGACGCGACCGTTATTGCCCAGCGCCTGCGTGGTTGGCAGAGTCTACGCCAGCCGCAGCCTGTACCGGGCATTACGCCCAAAGAGATTGCTGCTATTGCGCGATTCTGGCGCGATACCCTACCCACGTCATACCAGCAAATTGACGATGGTTTGTGGTATCAGTTTGCGCAACTGCTGCCCTCTTTGGATCTCACCGCACGAGCGCGGGCATGGTCGTTATTATGGGGAGAACAGCAAGAGCTCACGCAGCAATGGCTGACGCTTGCGCATACGTTGCATCAGTTGGGGAATCGTCGGGAAGTTTTGGCGCCGCTTAGCCTGTTGGTTGATGCCTTCACGCTACCAATGGACACCTTTTTAATGCCGGGAGGAGAAAGCGATGACGCCGTATTGGTTCATCCGCTCTCCGACGATGGCTATCAAAATGCGGTGAGTATTCCAGTCGCGGGATTGGCGCTGTTGACGGTCGAACTGGTGCTCAGCACCGAACATGGCGTGCTGGATGACGTTGATATTATTGATATTCCCGTACCTCCCGCCAGCACCGACGCGCCACTGTGGGCCTGTAAATGCCGGTGGCTACTTGATCATTATCGTCAGCATCAGCAGCCTGATATTGTACTGGTGTGCAACGCAACCGCCCAACGCGCAGCGATTCCGTCAACCGCCAAAGCGCTACTGCGCTGGGTCAATGAAACGCAGCCTAGCCAGGAAAATAAACTGCCCGGACTGGTATGGGCCATTACCCCGCAAGACGATCGTTTTATTCATAAATGTCATTTTGATGAAACCGTTCAGCAACTGGTCGGTAAGCCGGGTCTGCACTGGGGCACCTTGCAGGCGTTGGATCACAGCAGCCTGCAGCGGTTGATTGAATGGTTATCGCAGGCCACACAACCGGCATTACGCCAACGCCGTTTCGCCGCGATGATCGCGGGTTATCAGCAACAATTGCGCACCCTATGCCAGCCATTGTTGACCCGCGCCGAGCGGGATACCGTGCAAATAGAAACCGCCATCCGTGAACTGCAAACCCATGCATCACGCCACGGTGAATTGCTGGAAAGTTTGCTGCCGGAATTGGCTGCGTTTGAGGCGTTGTGTCAGGTACAACAGCAGCGGGAAGAAAAAGTGAGCGGGTTGTTTAATGATTCGGTGGATCTGTTCGCCGTGCAGGAGGCACCGCAATACCACGCGCTTTCGCATCAGGATCCTGGTTCTCTGGCCTACACAATGTGGTGTAAGCATTTGCGCCAATGGAGCCGTCAACCGCATGCCCAGTTAACCTCCGCGACCCAGCAGCAACTGGTGCTCACGCTCATCACCGCGAGCCAAAGGCTGGCGCTGGCGCAGCAGTTGCGCCGCGTTAGCGCTGAACAACAGGCAGGTGCCGCTCAGCTTCGCGCAACTCTGGGGAATTTTATTAACTGGTTGGGCTATGCCGAACTGCCGATCGCGCAGCGTCCAGCTAGCCGTATCGCTAAAGGCAGCACCATTTTTGCGCAAACCTCGGCCACCAGCAGTGCCCGTCTGACCCAGCTTGGCGAACAGCCAGTGCATGCCGCTTCCCGCTACGTCTACGACTGGCTGGTGGCACTGTATACACGCAGTACTGAGCCGGGTGAAGAGATAAATGCGTGGCATTTAGACAAAGAGGTTCAGCACCAGCTTCAGGAGTTGCTCCGGTTTTAGTTCTGAGCCTGTCCCGGACTCGGCGTCGCCTCGTCCGGGCTACCTAGGGGTGTAGTCGGTACTCTGTCATAGTCGCGCCGTGCATAAAGTCGATACTGTGAGCATCTGCGACATACGCTTCGCGCCATCAGGCGGTCTACCAGACCTGTGCAGCTATTCCCGTGACCAGACGCACTTTATCCCACTGCTGCTGCTCGCTGAGGCTGTTTCCCTCTTCGGTAGAGGCGAAGCCGCACTGCGGGCTCAGGCAAATTTGATCTAAGGAGACAAAGTTGGCGGCTTCCGCCACGCGGGCTTTCACGCCTTCCGGGTTTTCCAGCTCGCCATTTTTGGTGGTGATTAATCCCAGCACCACTTTCTGTTCTCCCTTAGGGACAAAGCGTAGCGGCGCGAAATCACCCGAGCGATCGTTGTCATATTCGAGGAAGAATGCGTCAACCTTCACGCGGCCAAAGAGGATCTCCGCGACCGGCTCATATCCCCCTTCCGAAATCCACGTTGAGCGGAAATTACCGCGACAGACGTGCAGGCCAACAATCAGATCATCAGGCTTGCCTTCCAGCGCACGGTTCAGCACGTTGGCGTAGATAGCTGCCAGCTCATCCGGACAGTCACCCCGCTCACGTACCTGACGGCGTTGCTCATCAGAGCACAGATAGGCCCAGACGGTGTCATCGAGTTGCAGATAACGACAACCGGCATCGTAAAAAGCGCGGATCGCGTCACGCCAGGTGTCAGCCAGATCGTTGAAATAGTCCGCCAGATTCGGATATACCGTCGCATCAATGTCCTTACGACCGCCCCGGAAGTGCAATACACTCGGGCTTGGGATGGTCATTTTTGGCGTAGCATCGCCGCTGATGCTTTTCAGAAAGCGAAAATCTTCCAACATCGGATGTTCGCCAAAGCCCAGTTTACCGGTCACGCGAACGCCATGAGCGCGAGTCTGCACACCATTAAACTGGATGCCTTGCTCGGAATCGTAGCGTTCTACGCCCTGTAATCCATCGAAGAAATCAAAATGCCACCAGGCACGGCGAAACTCGCCGTCAGTCACCACATGCAGACCACAATCACACTGGTGCTGTACCACGCGGCGTATTTCAGCATCCTCTACGGAACGCAGTTGCTGCGCATTGATTTCACCGTCAGCAAACTGCAGGCGAGCCTGTTTAATCGCCTGTGGGCGTAAAAAACTGCCAACGATATCGGCGCGATATGGAGCGTGTTGATGTGACATGCGTTCTCCTTACTCCCTCAGACAAACTGGTTGCCTTGAGTGATAATTTATTATTTGAATTATTTAGCCATCTGGACGGCTACATGTCTGAATAGTGACATCCGTGACCCTCGCAGGCAAACGAGAAAAATTCATCACTCATGAAAAAAATTCATCATGGTGTGGAAAACGCAAAACCTTCATCTTGCCAGCCGGTGATCCCGCCGATCATTACCTTTACCGGACGACCAAGAATGGCCAGTTTAAGCGCAGCACGGTCAGCTCCGTTACAGTGCGGCCCTGCGCAATAGACGACAAAGACCGTATCTTCTGGCCATTCCTGCATCCGCTTAGCGGTGATATCGATATGTCGCAGGTGTATGGCGCCGGGAATATGGCGACGTGAATACATCTCAGGACTTCCCACCACATGCAGCAGCACAAAATCAGGGGCAGGTTGTTGCAATGATGCGTAAACGTCCGCGCAGTCGGTTTCACACGCCAGGCGCTGGCGAAAATGCGCAGCGGCTTCCACTGGGTGGGCGGCTGGAAATTCAGTTACGTAACTCATCGTTAATTCTCCGGTTATATGTTACCTGTATGGCAACGACCGAATGAGTATAAACAGGTAACCCTGGTGAGGACCGCCCGCAGTGATGACTGAAAACAGCCCTAATATGACAAAATGCTCCCCGCTGGTGGTGGTATTAGCCTATGACGGCTTATGTACTTTTGAATTCGGGGTCGCGGTGGAGATCTTCGGTCTGCCACGTCCGGAAATGGGCGATGACTGGTATCAATTTGCGGTGGCCGCCATCGACGAGGGTGAGCTACGGGCAACCGGCGGCGTGCGGATAATGGCAGATGGCGATCTCAGTCTGCTTGAGCGAGCCGATACCCTCATCGTTCCCGGCTGGCGTGGCGTTGAGAGTACGGTACCCGACGCGTTGTGTCAGGCGCTACGCCGGGCCAGCGCGCGAGGTTGCCGGGTATTATCTATCTGTTCTGGCGTGTTTGTTCTGGCGGCCGCGGGATTACTGGATGGAAAGCGGGCAACGACCCACTGGCGCTACACCGAGCAGCTGCAACAGCGCTATCCGGCGATAAACGTCGTCGAGGATGTGCTGTATATCGCCGATGACACGGTATTGACCTCCGCAGGCAGCGCAGCAGGTATTGATTTATGTCTGCATGTGGTGCGGCTGGATTATGGTCTGGACGCCGCAAACCGGGTTGCCCGTCGTCTGGTTATTCAGCCTCATCGTGACGGCGCACAGAAACAGAGTGTGGTAAAACCCGTCGCGCGCACACGGGAAAGTCAGCGTTTAGGGACACTTTTCGATTATCTGTATCAACATCTTGCCGAGACTCACTGCGTGCAATCGCTGGCCGAACGGGTTGGAATGAGTGAGCGGACTTTTTTGCGGCGCTTTCAGGATGCAACTGGCAAAACCCCTGCCCGCTGGCTACTCGATGAACGCCTGCGGCTTGCGCAACATCATCTGACCACCGGTCGTGACAGCATCGAAAAAGTGGCAGAACTCACCGGTTTCGGCCACGCAAAAAACCTACGCCTGCGCTTTCAGCAACATTTAGCAATCAGTCCGCTGGCTTACAGAAAAAAGTTTACTGCAACAAATAATTAATTTAACAGAATACGCCGTTAGCCTACGTTTAAATCAGTAGTCTGGAGAATGTTTGTCATCATCAGCGTGGAGGTCATTATGCCGGATAATATGCAGGTATTTGTGATTGCGACGGGACTCATTCTTTTTTCCGGTTTTCTGACAGCTTATCTGAGCGGAAAGTGGAATGATTAACGCTAAAAAAAACCGCCAGAAAACTGGCGGTATAAATGCTTGCATGGATAGATTTTCTTTCTACGGTAACCCTCTCTCCTTGATTGGGTCACTGTTACTTTGAATTACCCTAACACCGCAATATTCAACTAATGCTAAACGGCCAGAGCATTATTCAGTGCAAAATCTTTCCACGCTTTTTTACTCAAGCAGCTGGCTTGCCGCAAAGCCCACGCTCTACCGGAACGCGACTCCTGTAAATTCTGATGTTCAGGACGAGTAGACCAGGCAGATTCACGGCGTGACGTATGCTGGAACTTTTTCATTGTTACCTCCGGGTAAAGCGCTGACATTAAATCCATTAACTCAATAAGTTATAAACTCATCGTAGCAAAGCGAATGACCAGTTCCGTCAACAACTGCACGCATTTGTAAAGACGGGATAAGCTCGTGAAAATCCCTACGTTGAACTGCCCCCCTACCGAATCTGCCAGGTTGCGTTGTTGTAATCATTACGTAAAAATCAGCACAGTTATCTTCCCTCCAGGAAAGATAACAAGAATGCTCTATCTATTGCTCTGCTTAACCCGCCAACCCTGTGTGCGGGTTTTTTTTATATTTTCCCGGCGTCGCATCGCTTAGCCGGGAAAATACAGGCCAAAGGGTTATTCAGATAACCCGCGATTTTTCAGCATCGGCGCAATATACGGTTCGTGACCGCGCCAGTCACGATACAACTGCTCTAAATCACTGCTGTTGCCGCGCGACAATATGGCCTCGCGGAAACGTTGGCCGTTCTCACGATTTAACCCACCTTGTTCAACGAACCACTGATAACCATCGTCCGCCAGCATTTGCGTCCACAGGTAGGCATAATAGCCCGCCGCATAGCCGCCGCCGAAAATATGCGAGAAATAACTGCTGCGATAACGTGGCGGAACGGCGGCAAGGTTGAGGTTTTCCTGCTGTAATGCCTGTGCTTCAAACGAGTCAACGTCTTGCGGTAATGCTGTGGTGGAAACACGATGCCAATTCATGTCCAGTAAGGCTGCACTAAGCAACTCGGTCATGTCATAGCCCTTGTTGAAGTTTGCCGCGCGGAACAAACTTTCGCGCAGTGCTACGGGCATTGGCTCGCCGCTCTCGTAGTGACGCGCATAATGCTCGAACACCACTGGATGACTGGCCCAATGCTCATTAATTTGCGACGGGAATTCCACAAAATCACGCGGTGTATTGGTGCCCGACAAGGTTGCATAGCGCTGATTGGCAAATAACCCATGCAGCGCATGGCCAAACTCATGGAATAACGTGATCACATCATCCCAGGAGATCAGCGCCGGTTTACCGGTAGCAGGTTTGGCATAGTTGCAAACGTTATAGATAACAGGACGGGTGCCCAGCAGCGTAGACTGTGGCACAAAATTATCCATCCATGCCCCGCCACTCTTGCTGTCACGGGCAAAGAAATCACCGTAAAACAGCGCCATGCCTTTACCATCGGCATCAAAAATCTCCCAGACACGAACATCCGGATGATAGACCGGGAGATCAAAACGCTCGACAAAACGAATACCGAACAACTGACTTGCTGACCAAAACACGCCGCCCAGCAAAACGTTGTCCAGCGCGAACCACGGTTTAATTTGCGCTTCATCGATGGCATATTTTTCCCGGCGCACCTGCTCGGCGTAATAGAGCCAGTCCCAGGCCTGAGCGGTGAAAGCGTCGTCGCCGCTATCAATCAGCTTCTGAATATCAGCCAGTTCACTTTGCGCGCGAGCACGCGCCGCAGGGGTGATTTCTCGCATAAACTCGAGCGCGGCTTCCGGTTTTTTCGCCATCTGGTCAGCCATACTCCAGCTCGCGTAATCGGCGTAACCTAACAGTTCCGCCTGTCTGGCACGAATCGCCACTAGCTTGAGCAGGCGTTCGCGGGTGTCATTAGCATCACCTTGCTGGTTTCGTTGCCAGCCCGCTTTAAACAATTTTTCACGAGTATCACGTTGGCAAAGAGAGGCAAGTGCGGGCTGTTGCGTGGTGTTAACCAAGGGAATCAACCAGCGGTCGGATAATCCACGCTCATGGGCTGCGGCGGCCGCATGGGTGATTTCATCTTCGCTAAACCCCGCCAATTGTTCTTCACTGTCCAGCAGTAATCCGCCCGATTTTGCGGCGGCCAGTAAACACTGATGAAACTGGCTGCTCAACGTTGCGGCTTCGGTATTAAGGGTTTTCAGTTCGGCCTTCTGTGCATCGCCAAGCGTGGCGCCAGCCAGAATAAAGCGCTGATGTATCACCTCAATTAAACGCAGCGACTCCGCGTCCAGGCTGAGCGTATCCCGCTGTTGCCAGATAATTTCAATGCGCTTGAAGAGAGCATCATTGAGATAGATATCATTCGCCAGCCCGGCTAACTCCGCTGAGAACGCCTCATCGAGGCGCTGGATTTCATCATTGCTGTGCGAAGCCGCCATGGCGAAGAATACCGACGTCACACGCGAGAGCATCTCACCACTTTTTTCCAGTGCCACAATCGTATTGTCAAAAGTTGGCGTTTGCGGATTGTGCGCGATATCAGCAATTTCCTGACGTTTGCGCTGAAGTGCTGCATCAAACGCTGGACGATAGTGCTCGTCGTTTATCAGATCAAACGGCGGGGCCTGGTAAGGGAGTGTGCTGCTAGCAAAAAAGGGGTTTGTGGCCGTCATGGTGTGCTCCTGATAAAAACATTCTCCTAGAGTAGCAAGCCGCTCGGAGACCGCAATGGTTTCGGTAGCTTCCCCCTGATAAAGATAGCGTGCTATCGTGATGAAACATTAAAGCGTTGAAGGAACTAAGAGATGATCGTACTGGTTACCGGAGCAACGGCGGGTTTTGGCGAAAGCATCACACGTCGTTTTATTGCGAATGGACATAAAGTGATTGCTACAGGCCGTCGCAGCGAACGTTTGAAATCGCTGAAAGAAGAGCTGGGCGATAGCGTACTGACCGTGCAGCTGGATGTGCGTAACCGCGCAGCCATTGAAGAAACCATTGCCAATCTGCCTGCCGAATGGCGCGACATTGATATTCTGGTCAACAACGCCGGTCTGGCGCTGGGCCTTGAACCCGCGCATAAAGCCAGCGTGGATGATTGGGAAGACATGATCGACACCAATAATAAAGGTTTGGTGTACATGACTCGTGCCGTGCTGCCGGGAATGGTTGAACGTAACCGTGGCCATATCATTAATATCGGCTCTACCGCCGGTAGTTGGCCTTATGCGGGGGGGAACGTTTATGGTGCGACCAAAGCGTTCGTTCGCCAGTTTAGCCTGAACCTGCGTACCGATCTGCACGGTACCGCCGTGCGTGTGACCGATATTGAGCCGGGCCTGGTGGGCGGTACTGAGTTTTCCAACGTGCGCTTTAAGGGTGATGACGCCAAAGCGGGTAAAACTTACGAGAATACCGACGCACTCACTCCAGAAGATATCACCGAGGCCGTATGGTGGGTCTCAACGCTGCCAAAACATGTCAATATCAATACGGTTGAGATGATGCCG containing:
- a CDS encoding virulence factor SrfB; this encodes MLVTLCDYKQSVTLIANSGVQFLDFGLSPQESLQHGRFVRKTANGPLLRLDYDVVNQRHTLPGEAGRPPEVVKPESTLPLHQSLTLLDGVWLPLPFLRFNPPRTFVEGPDNWARVQIRKLATPDSTGNTHRVTLAFDSQVSDDVATALSPVTNDLLNGTRFALAWRDHEVNDFLDQTWIDGWLREVFQQSLATHETRSERDVSQALRSFEYQGHWLNILALLGEQLTVPEIKIVTATLSTPAIPVDLILDVGNTHTCGVIIEDHGDANDGLRQTAELQVRSLSEPQYLNEPLFTSRVEFSESRFGKQHFSVESGREDAFIWPSLVRVGDEARKLAMQRLGTEGYTGISSPRRYLWDETPTVQDWRFSQMNGKTQREPLATAFPLMNLMNDEGQPLFTLPADERMPVFSPQYSRSTLMTHMLCELLSQALGQINSVATRLRLGFPASPRQLRTLILTLPSAMPKQEREIFRRRMFEAIALVWKAMGWHPQDDDFANVRLQEKSVVPIPKIHMEWDEASCGQLVWLYNEAISHFAGQTEALFASMARPDRLPEAGVTAGRALRIASLDLGGGTTDMAIAQYQLDDGIGGNVKITPQLLFREGFKIAGDDVLLDIIQRCVLPALQTQLQKSGVADAQALMATLFGDSGRLDTQAVLRQQTTLQLFMPIGHAILAAWEQSDVQDPLAGLHATFGELLPQTPTRNVMNYVGQAIEHALPAASTPFDLLAVPIEVTFSTLQQAMLAGEFTLAGPLHALCEAISHYACDVLLVTGRPGCLPGVQALIRYLQPVPVNRMVWLDKYHVHEWYPFSQQGRIGNPKSTAAVGAMLCSLALDLRLPHFNFKAADIGAYSTVRYLGVLDKTVNTLRDENIWYHDLDLDKPGAKLDARLHFPLRGNVTLGFRQLANTRWPATPLYTLSINSPELAKAIAGDGVLQVRLKLEGGSKHEAPQAFVLSEAWLQDGTPVSPDALTLKLNTLADRRHSGSHYWIDSGSVFLK
- a CDS encoding virulence factor SrfC family protein gives rise to the protein MTPLQNVIDWLAAARQSNPLLDDDADALLTRLLALDAQQASQLASSKLRPSIALFGHSQASKAHLLRTLCGNGDERLSVQAGSKTLDYFSHINPGHCLTQMAVRFSRTPATADDAFPLRLTLLSEAALVQLFIAHAWQRGDVRAPDATVIAQRLRGWQSLRQPQPVPGITPKEIAAIARFWRDTLPTSYQQIDDGLWYQFAQLLPSLDLTARARAWSLLWGEQQELTQQWLTLAHTLHQLGNRREVLAPLSLLVDAFTLPMDTFLMPGGESDDAVLVHPLSDDGYQNAVSIPVAGLALLTVELVLSTEHGVLDDVDIIDIPVPPASTDAPLWACKCRWLLDHYRQHQQPDIVLVCNATAQRAAIPSTAKALLRWVNETQPSQENKLPGLVWAITPQDDRFIHKCHFDETVQQLVGKPGLHWGTLQALDHSSLQRLIEWLSQATQPALRQRRFAAMIAGYQQQLRTLCQPLLTRAERDTVQIETAIRELQTHASRHGELLESLLPELAAFEALCQVQQQREEKVSGLFNDSVDLFAVQEAPQYHALSHQDPGSLAYTMWCKHLRQWSRQPHAQLTSATQQQLVLTLITASQRLALAQQLRRVSAEQQAGAAQLRATLGNFINWLGYAELPIAQRPASRIAKGSTIFAQTSATSSARLTQLGEQPVHAASRYVYDWLVALYTRSTEPGEEINAWHLDKEVQHQLQELLRF
- a CDS encoding cobalamin-independent methionine synthase II family protein produces the protein MSHQHAPYRADIVGSFLRPQAIKQARLQFADGEINAQQLRSVEDAEIRRVVQHQCDCGLHVVTDGEFRRAWWHFDFFDGLQGVERYDSEQGIQFNGVQTRAHGVRVTGKLGFGEHPMLEDFRFLKSISGDATPKMTIPSPSVLHFRGGRKDIDATVYPNLADYFNDLADTWRDAIRAFYDAGCRYLQLDDTVWAYLCSDEQRRQVRERGDCPDELAAIYANVLNRALEGKPDDLIVGLHVCRGNFRSTWISEGGYEPVAEILFGRVKVDAFFLEYDNDRSGDFAPLRFVPKGEQKVVLGLITTKNGELENPEGVKARVAEAANFVSLDQICLSPQCGFASTEEGNSLSEQQQWDKVRLVTGIAAQVW
- a CDS encoding rhodanese-like domain-containing protein, whose amino-acid sequence is MSYVTEFPAAHPVEAAAHFRQRLACETDCADVYASLQQPAPDFVLLHVVGSPEMYSRRHIPGAIHLRHIDITAKRMQEWPEDTVFVVYCAGPHCNGADRAALKLAILGRPVKVMIGGITGWQDEGFAFSTP
- the ftrA gene encoding transcriptional regulator FtrA; the encoded protein is MTENSPNMTKCSPLVVVLAYDGLCTFEFGVAVEIFGLPRPEMGDDWYQFAVAAIDEGELRATGGVRIMADGDLSLLERADTLIVPGWRGVESTVPDALCQALRRASARGCRVLSICSGVFVLAAAGLLDGKRATTHWRYTEQLQQRYPAINVVEDVLYIADDTVLTSAGSAAGIDLCLHVVRLDYGLDAANRVARRLVIQPHRDGAQKQSVVKPVARTRESQRLGTLFDYLYQHLAETHCVQSLAERVGMSERTFLRRFQDATGKTPARWLLDERLRLAQHHLTTGRDSIEKVAELTGFGHAKNLRLRFQQHLAISPLAYRKKFTATNN
- the mgtS gene encoding protein MgtS; the encoded protein is MQVFVIATGLILFSGFLTAYLSGKWND
- the dcp gene encoding peptidyl-dipeptidase Dcp; this encodes MTATNPFFASSTLPYQAPPFDLINDEHYRPAFDAALQRKRQEIADIAHNPQTPTFDNTIVALEKSGEMLSRVTSVFFAMAASHSNDEIQRLDEAFSAELAGLANDIYLNDALFKRIEIIWQQRDTLSLDAESLRLIEVIHQRFILAGATLGDAQKAELKTLNTEAATLSSQFHQCLLAAAKSGGLLLDSEEQLAGFSEDEITHAAAAAHERGLSDRWLIPLVNTTQQPALASLCQRDTREKLFKAGWQRNQQGDANDTRERLLKLVAIRARQAELLGYADYASWSMADQMAKKPEAALEFMREITPAARARAQSELADIQKLIDSGDDAFTAQAWDWLYYAEQVRREKYAIDEAQIKPWFALDNVLLGGVFWSASQLFGIRFVERFDLPVYHPDVRVWEIFDADGKGMALFYGDFFARDSKSGGAWMDNFVPQSTLLGTRPVIYNVCNYAKPATGKPALISWDDVITLFHEFGHALHGLFANQRYATLSGTNTPRDFVEFPSQINEHWASHPVVFEHYARHYESGEPMPVALRESLFRAANFNKGYDMTELLSAALLDMNWHRVSTTALPQDVDSFEAQALQQENLNLAAVPPRYRSSYFSHIFGGGYAAGYYAYLWTQMLADDGYQWFVEQGGLNRENGQRFREAILSRGNSSDLEQLYRDWRGHEPYIAPMLKNRGLSE